One genomic segment of Pandoraea thiooxydans includes these proteins:
- a CDS encoding TMEM165/GDT1 family protein, which produces MSPFLISTGVVALAEIGDKTQLLSLVLAARFKKPVPIILGILAATLLNHAGAGAIGDWLTTVVSPTILRWSIVISFLAMAVWILIPDKLDAEEGNARRKLGVFGTTLVTFFMAEMGDKTQIATVMLAARFHEFFGVVAGTTLGMMLANVPAVLLGHRFAHRMPTRAVHIAAAVIFAVLGVLAWREAGM; this is translated from the coding sequence ATGTCCCCTTTTCTTATCTCGACCGGTGTGGTCGCGCTTGCCGAAATCGGCGATAAAACCCAATTGCTGTCGCTCGTGCTGGCGGCCCGCTTCAAGAAGCCGGTGCCGATCATCCTGGGCATTTTGGCCGCCACCCTGCTCAACCACGCGGGCGCCGGCGCCATCGGCGACTGGCTGACCACAGTAGTCAGCCCGACCATCCTGCGCTGGAGCATCGTCATCTCGTTTCTGGCGATGGCCGTCTGGATCCTCATTCCCGACAAGCTCGATGCTGAAGAAGGCAACGCACGTCGCAAACTCGGCGTGTTCGGCACCACCCTCGTCACCTTCTTCATGGCAGAAATGGGCGACAAGACGCAGATCGCCACCGTCATGCTGGCCGCGCGCTTTCATGAATTTTTCGGCGTCGTGGCCGGCACCACGCTGGGCATGATGCTCGCCAACGTGCCGGCGGTGCTGCTCGGCCACCGCTTCGCGCACCGCATGCCCACGCGCGCGGTTCACATCGCCGCGGCGGTGATCTTCGCGGTGCTGGGCGTGCTGGCCTGGCGCGAAGCCGGCATGTGA
- a CDS encoding DUF4136 domain-containing protein, translating to MRINWRLGGVISLVFLLSACASTVTTQVVAFHDNGAFHGARTYAFKRTPEQDNNLEQKTYEGWVRDRLAGDGFQERAARDAQYLVSLAYGMQSSVVRVQEPAFDPMFGPGWYGPWGWRYNPWMWGPPPMYVERDWPVYMKWLQLRFLDRASGREVYLVSARTEDGGNSLVGVMPYLIRAALAKLPFPSGQQSSVEEKVTPSK from the coding sequence ATGCGAATCAATTGGCGGCTTGGCGGAGTGATTTCGCTGGTGTTTTTGCTGAGCGCTTGCGCCAGCACGGTGACGACTCAAGTCGTGGCCTTTCACGATAACGGAGCATTCCACGGGGCGCGCACGTATGCCTTCAAGCGCACCCCGGAGCAGGACAACAACCTGGAGCAGAAAACTTACGAAGGCTGGGTGCGCGATCGGCTCGCCGGCGACGGCTTTCAGGAACGCGCGGCGCGCGATGCGCAATACCTCGTCTCGCTGGCCTACGGCATGCAAAGCAGCGTGGTGCGTGTCCAGGAGCCGGCCTTCGACCCGATGTTCGGGCCCGGCTGGTACGGCCCCTGGGGCTGGCGCTACAACCCGTGGATGTGGGGGCCGCCGCCGATGTACGTCGAGCGCGATTGGCCGGTCTATATGAAATGGCTGCAACTGCGTTTTCTCGACCGCGCCAGCGGGCGGGAAGTCTATCTGGTGTCGGCGCGCACGGAAGACGGCGGCAATTCGCTGGTGGGCGTCATGCCTTATCTGATTCGCGCGGCGCTGGCCAAGCTGCCATTCCCGAGTGGGCAGCAGTCGAGCGTCGAGGAGAAAGTCACGCCGTCGAAATGA
- the pepN gene encoding aminopeptidase N, translating into MPSPDTAVRRTDYTPPAYLIDTVDLAFDLDPGNTTVTNRMRVRRNPQAAGAALLLHGQELELLGIEIDGAPCHDHRLTPDGLLIEHPPQDFELRLVTRCHPQENTSLMGLYVSNGNFFTQCEAEGFRKITYFLDRPDVMATYTVTLRADRQRYPILLANGNLAEQGELPDGRHYAVWHDPFKKPSYLFAVVAGQLVCREERIRIGSGEEKLLQVWVEPRDLPKTAHAMASLIHAIRWDEQRFGLALDLERFMIVAVSDFNMGAMENKGLNVFNTKYVLADAQTATDVDYGNIEAVVGHEYFHNWTGNRVTCRDWFQLSLKEGLTVFRDQEFSADMMGTESGRAVKRIEDVRVLRQAQFPEDAGPMAHPVRPDSYVEINNFYTVTVYEKGAEVVRMYQTLLGRDGFRRGMDLYFARHDGQAVTCDDFRQAMADANGRDLTQFSRWYSQAGTPRVKVTGHHDAAARTYTLTLRQECPKVGVEMLPGTPDKLPFHIPFAVGLLDTSGHDLPLRLQGDDGAAATTLVLDFTEAEQRFTFVDIDEPPLPSLLRNFSAPVIVEHEYTVDELAFLMAHDSDPFNRWEAGQRLATRQLLAHVEAIRRGELPSVDTFVIDAFRQVLRDDTLDPAYRELALTLPGESYLGEQMDEIDPAAIHAARQYMRQRLATALHTEWLAAYHNHQTPGDYRPDAASAGQRGLKNLALSYLSELNDTHVTQTAQVQYEHANNMTDRLAALNALVNGGQSAQEAASAALAEFYSRFEQEPLAIDKWFALQAMQRATGAQRVIDTIRTLLQHPAFTLKNPNRARALIFSFCAGNPAQFHAADGSGYAFWADQVLALDALNPQVAARLARVLDRWRKYTPALRGAMLDALNRVAAHQGLSKDVREIVDKAIG; encoded by the coding sequence ATGCCCAGCCCAGATACCGCAGTCCGCCGCACCGATTACACCCCTCCTGCCTATCTGATCGATACCGTCGATCTGGCTTTCGATCTGGATCCCGGCAATACCACCGTCACCAACCGCATGCGTGTGCGCCGCAACCCGCAGGCCGCCGGCGCGGCGCTGCTGCTGCACGGGCAGGAACTGGAACTGCTCGGCATCGAGATCGACGGGGCGCCTTGCCACGACCATCGCCTGACGCCCGATGGCCTGCTCATCGAGCACCCGCCGCAGGATTTCGAACTGCGCCTGGTCACGCGCTGCCACCCTCAGGAGAATACCTCGCTGATGGGGCTGTATGTGTCGAACGGCAACTTCTTTACGCAATGCGAGGCCGAGGGTTTTCGCAAGATCACCTACTTTCTCGACCGGCCCGACGTCATGGCCACTTACACCGTGACGCTGCGCGCAGACCGGCAACGCTACCCGATCCTGCTGGCCAACGGCAATCTCGCCGAACAGGGCGAGCTGCCCGACGGCCGGCATTATGCCGTCTGGCACGATCCGTTCAAGAAACCCAGTTATCTGTTTGCGGTAGTGGCAGGCCAGCTGGTGTGCCGCGAGGAGCGCATTCGCATCGGTTCGGGCGAAGAAAAGCTGCTGCAGGTGTGGGTCGAGCCGCGCGACCTGCCCAAGACCGCGCACGCGATGGCCTCGCTGATCCATGCGATCCGCTGGGACGAACAGCGCTTTGGCCTGGCGCTCGATCTGGAGCGCTTCATGATCGTCGCCGTGAGCGACTTCAACATGGGCGCGATGGAAAACAAGGGCCTGAACGTCTTCAACACCAAATACGTGCTGGCCGACGCGCAAACCGCCACCGATGTCGACTACGGCAATATCGAGGCGGTGGTCGGCCATGAATATTTCCATAACTGGACCGGCAACCGCGTGACCTGCCGCGACTGGTTCCAGCTCAGCCTCAAGGAAGGCCTGACGGTATTCCGCGATCAGGAATTTTCGGCCGACATGATGGGCACTGAATCGGGGCGCGCGGTCAAGCGCATCGAGGACGTGCGCGTGCTGCGCCAGGCGCAGTTTCCCGAGGATGCCGGGCCGATGGCGCACCCGGTGCGGCCCGACAGCTATGTCGAGATCAACAATTTCTACACCGTGACGGTGTATGAAAAAGGCGCCGAAGTCGTGCGCATGTACCAGACCCTGCTCGGCCGGGACGGCTTTCGCCGAGGGATGGATCTCTACTTCGCGCGGCATGACGGACAGGCCGTCACCTGCGACGATTTTCGCCAGGCGATGGCCGATGCCAACGGGCGCGATCTGACGCAGTTCAGCCGCTGGTACAGCCAGGCCGGCACGCCGCGCGTCAAGGTCACCGGCCATCACGATGCGGCCGCGCGCACCTATACCCTGACACTGCGGCAGGAATGCCCCAAGGTCGGCGTCGAGATGCTGCCCGGCACGCCCGACAAGCTGCCGTTCCATATCCCGTTCGCGGTCGGCCTGCTCGATACGTCCGGACATGACTTGCCGCTGCGCCTGCAGGGCGACGACGGCGCGGCCGCCACCACCCTCGTGCTGGACTTCACCGAGGCCGAGCAGCGCTTTACCTTCGTCGACATCGACGAGCCGCCGCTGCCGTCGCTGCTGCGCAACTTCTCGGCGCCGGTGATCGTCGAGCACGAATACACGGTCGACGAGCTGGCCTTTCTGATGGCCCACGACAGCGATCCGTTCAATCGCTGGGAAGCCGGCCAGCGACTGGCCACCCGCCAGTTGCTCGCACACGTCGAGGCCATTCGGCGCGGCGAGTTGCCCAGCGTCGATACCTTCGTCATCGACGCGTTCCGCCAGGTACTGCGCGACGACACGCTCGATCCAGCCTACCGCGAACTGGCGCTGACGCTGCCCGGCGAGAGCTATCTCGGCGAGCAGATGGACGAAATCGATCCGGCGGCAATTCATGCGGCCCGGCAATACATGCGCCAGCGACTGGCCACCGCCTTGCACACCGAGTGGCTGGCCGCCTATCACAATCACCAGACCCCGGGCGATTACCGCCCCGATGCCGCCTCCGCCGGCCAGCGCGGGCTGAAGAATCTGGCGTTGAGTTACCTGAGCGAACTCAACGACACCCACGTCACGCAGACCGCCCAGGTCCAGTACGAACACGCCAACAACATGACCGATCGCCTGGCCGCGCTCAACGCGCTGGTCAACGGCGGGCAGAGCGCGCAGGAAGCCGCATCCGCGGCACTGGCCGAGTTTTACAGCCGCTTCGAGCAAGAGCCGCTGGCTATCGACAAATGGTTTGCGCTGCAGGCCATGCAGCGCGCCACCGGCGCGCAACGCGTCATCGATACGATACGCACGCTGCTGCAGCATCCGGCCTTCACGCTGAAGAACCCGAACCGCGCCCGCGCGCTGATTTTCAGCTTCTGCGCCGGCAACCCGGCGCAATTCCACGCCGCCGACGGCTCCGGCTACGCTTTCTGGGCCGACCAGGTGCTGGCGCTCGACGCACTCAATCCGCAAGTCGCCGCCCGCCTCGCGCGGGTGCTCGACCGCTGGCGCAAATACACGCCGGCGCTGCGCGGCGCAATGCTCGATGCGCTCAACCGCGTGGCCGCCCACCAGGGGCTGTCCAAAGACGTTCGCGAGATCGTCGACAAGGCGATCGGCTGA
- the metE gene encoding 5-methyltetrahydropteroyltriglutamate--homocysteine S-methyltransferase, whose protein sequence is MAGAHVLGLPRIGAHRELKFALEKFWRKEIDETALTHTGRALRHANWQAQREAGAAAGLDGLDRVTVGDFAWYDHVLSTLAHVGGLPARFGFDAQDLDLDAYFAMARGNAAQPALEMTKWFDTNYHYLVPEYSPATTFGEGVNWLFDEVSEAQALGHPVKAVLVGPLTLLYLGKEKDGLADRLTLLPALLAQYERLLGRLRAQGVAWVQIDEPLFALDLPAAWLAAAAPAYRRLAPLAPRILLTTYFGDVSEHAALLKALPVAGLHLDLARAPQQLATFVDGYPADKVLSCGVVDGRNVWRHDLAGSLALLAPAHAALGDRLWVGSSCSLLHAPVDASLETQLDDELRAWLAFGRQKLDEIAVLRQALTHGVASVQAAFDDTARALAARRSSPRIHNPVVRRKLAGLSEADARRRSDYATRIAAQQAWLKLPLLPTTTIGSFPQTAEIRAARAGFKRKQLTHLDYLEAMRAQIRLAIEKQESYGLDVLVHGEAERNDMVEYFGELLWGYAITENGWVQSYGSRCVKPPVIYGDVYLPEPMTVTWSAYAQSLTSKPVKGMLTGPATMLQWAFVRDDQPRERTALQIALALRDEVLALEKAGVRVIQIDEPALREGLPLRRRDWAEYLDWAVRAFKVASCAVADDTQIHTHMCYSEFHDILPSIAALDADVISIETTRSDMELLDAFEAFDYPNEIGPGVYDIHSPRVPAQAEMERLIEAALARIPAQRLWVNPDCGLKTRDWAQVDPALTAMTAAARAVRARLAAHGQPAAA, encoded by the coding sequence ATGGCTGGAGCACACGTATTGGGTTTGCCGCGCATCGGCGCGCACCGCGAGCTGAAATTCGCGCTGGAAAAATTCTGGCGCAAGGAAATCGACGAGACGGCATTGACGCACACCGGCCGCGCGCTGCGCCACGCCAATTGGCAGGCGCAGCGCGAGGCCGGCGCCGCGGCGGGGCTCGACGGCCTGGATAGGGTGACGGTGGGCGACTTCGCCTGGTACGACCACGTGCTGAGCACGCTCGCGCACGTCGGCGGCCTGCCGGCGCGCTTCGGCTTCGATGCCCAAGATCTCGATCTGGACGCCTACTTCGCCATGGCGCGCGGCAACGCCGCCCAGCCGGCGTTGGAAATGACGAAGTGGTTCGATACCAATTATCACTACCTGGTGCCGGAATATAGTCCGGCAACGACCTTCGGGGAGGGCGTGAATTGGCTGTTCGACGAAGTGAGCGAGGCGCAGGCGCTCGGTCATCCGGTCAAGGCGGTGCTGGTCGGCCCGCTCACGCTGCTGTATCTGGGCAAGGAGAAGGACGGCCTGGCCGATCGCCTGACGCTCCTGCCGGCTCTGCTTGCGCAGTATGAGCGTCTGCTGGGGCGGCTCCGTGCGCAGGGCGTGGCGTGGGTGCAGATCGACGAGCCGTTGTTTGCGCTCGATTTGCCTGCCGCCTGGCTGGCCGCGGCCGCGCCGGCCTATCGCCGGCTGGCGCCGCTCGCGCCGCGCATTTTGCTGACGACGTATTTTGGCGACGTCAGCGAGCATGCGGCCTTGCTCAAGGCGCTGCCGGTGGCCGGCCTGCACCTCGACCTGGCCCGCGCACCGCAGCAGCTCGCCACGTTTGTCGACGGCTACCCGGCCGACAAGGTGCTCTCATGCGGCGTGGTCGACGGGCGCAACGTATGGCGGCACGATCTGGCCGGCTCGCTCGCGTTGCTCGCGCCCGCGCACGCGGCGCTGGGCGATCGGCTCTGGGTGGGCTCGAGCTGCTCGCTGCTGCATGCGCCGGTCGATGCGAGCCTGGAGACCCAACTGGACGACGAGCTGCGCGCGTGGCTGGCGTTCGGCCGCCAAAAGCTCGACGAAATCGCGGTGCTGCGCCAGGCGCTCACCCATGGCGTGGCATCGGTGCAAGCCGCATTCGACGATACCGCCCGGGCGCTGGCGGCGCGCCGCAGCTCGCCGCGCATTCACAATCCGGTCGTGCGCCGCAAGCTCGCCGGTCTGAGCGAGGCCGATGCGCGCCGCCGCAGCGACTACGCGACGCGCATCGCCGCGCAACAGGCGTGGCTCAAGCTGCCGCTGCTGCCGACCACCACCATCGGCTCGTTCCCGCAAACCGCCGAGATTCGCGCCGCGCGCGCCGGCTTCAAGCGCAAGCAGTTGACGCATCTCGATTATCTGGAAGCGATGCGCGCGCAGATTCGCCTGGCGATCGAAAAGCAGGAATCCTATGGACTGGACGTGCTCGTGCATGGCGAGGCCGAGCGCAACGACATGGTCGAGTATTTCGGCGAGCTGCTGTGGGGCTATGCGATCACCGAGAACGGCTGGGTGCAAAGCTACGGTTCGCGCTGCGTCAAGCCGCCGGTGATCTACGGCGATGTGTACCTGCCCGAACCGATGACGGTGACCTGGAGCGCCTATGCGCAAAGCCTGACGAGCAAACCGGTCAAGGGAATGCTGACCGGGCCGGCGACGATGCTGCAGTGGGCCTTCGTGCGCGACGATCAGCCGCGCGAGCGCACCGCGCTGCAAATCGCGCTGGCGCTGCGCGACGAGGTGCTCGCCCTGGAAAAAGCCGGCGTGCGGGTGATCCAGATCGACGAGCCGGCGCTGCGCGAAGGCTTGCCGCTGCGCCGGCGCGATTGGGCGGAATATCTCGACTGGGCGGTGCGGGCTTTCAAGGTAGCCTCATGCGCGGTGGCCGACGACACGCAAATTCACACGCATATGTGCTACTCGGAGTTTCACGACATTCTGCCGTCGATCGCCGCGCTCGATGCCGACGTGATCTCGATCGAGACGACGCGCTCCGACATGGAACTGCTCGACGCCTTCGAGGCGTTCGACTATCCGAATGAAATCGGCCCCGGCGTGTATGACATTCACTCGCCGCGCGTGCCTGCGCAGGCCGAGATGGAGCGCTTGATCGAGGCTGCGCTGGCGCGCATTCCGGCCCAGCGGCTGTGGGTGAATCCCGATTGCGGGCTGAAGACGCGCGATTGGGCCCAGGTCGACCCGGCGCTCACGGCAATGACCGCCGCAGCGCGGGCGGTGCGGGCCAGGCTGGCCGCGCACGGCCAGCCCGCGGCCGCTTAG
- a CDS encoding LysR family transcriptional regulator: MTRTPIELRHLQTLLALRDTGNVSRAAQWLHLTQSALSHQIKALEDFYGLPLFVRKSAPPSFTPAGKRLLELAEQVVPAVEAAGRDLVRLAQGTRGTLRIAVECHTCFDWLMPAMDVFRAHWPEIELDIVSGFHADPIGLLHQDRADLAIVSEYDPDEAVDHHPLFRFQMVALLANDHPLCAKPFLDAEDFRAETLITYPVPDDMLDLMRQVLIPAGIEPARRTTELTVAILQLVASCRGLAALPLWAVSGYLERRYVTARPITRAGLTGKLYAATLPALSGKPYITEFVAVMRETSLMNFPEIELL, translated from the coding sequence ATGACACGAACACCCATCGAACTCCGCCATCTGCAGACCCTGCTGGCCTTGCGCGACACCGGCAACGTCTCGCGCGCAGCCCAGTGGCTGCATCTGACGCAATCGGCGTTGTCGCACCAGATCAAGGCGCTCGAAGATTTTTACGGTCTGCCGCTGTTCGTGCGCAAATCGGCGCCGCCCAGCTTCACGCCGGCCGGCAAGCGGCTGCTCGAGCTGGCCGAACAGGTGGTGCCGGCGGTCGAAGCCGCCGGGCGCGATCTGGTGCGGCTCGCGCAAGGCACACGCGGCACGCTGCGGATCGCCGTCGAGTGCCATACCTGCTTCGACTGGCTGATGCCGGCAATGGACGTCTTTCGCGCGCACTGGCCGGAGATCGAGCTCGACATCGTCTCGGGCTTTCATGCCGACCCGATCGGCCTGCTGCACCAGGACCGCGCCGACCTGGCGATCGTCTCCGAATACGACCCTGACGAGGCGGTCGATCACCACCCGCTATTTCGCTTCCAGATGGTGGCGTTGCTGGCCAACGACCATCCGTTGTGTGCCAAGCCGTTTCTCGACGCCGAGGACTTCCGCGCCGAGACGCTCATCACCTATCCGGTGCCGGACGATATGCTCGACCTGATGCGGCAGGTGTTGATCCCGGCCGGCATCGAACCGGCGCGCCGCACCACCGAATTGACGGTCGCCATCCTGCAATTGGTGGCGAGCTGCCGCGGCCTGGCGGCGCTGCCGCTGTGGGCCGTGAGCGGCTACCTGGAGCGCCGCTACGTCACCGCCCGGCCGATTACCCGCGCCGGCCTCACCGGCAAGCTCTATGCCGCGACCCTGCCCGCCCTGAGCGGCAAGCCGTACATCACCGAATTCGTCGCGGTGATGCGCGAGACCAGCTTGATGAACTTTCCGGAGATTGAGTTGCTGTAG
- a CDS encoding aspartate carbamoyltransferase has product MMSAQQIFLRDAMRRLNMTRDSFADRIGVRRRALDTWLLPEDSSEFRSMPGIVEKFVDEIVQREAPASGDTQSVHTSLRERIAVEGKPQLLSVDQFSRESLEDLFRIADIMQPIARRQKVSRVLEGAVLGNLFFEASTRTRVSFGAAFCRLGGSVCDTTGFTFSSMAKGESIYDTSRVMSGYVDALVVRHPEQGSVAEFARATNIPVINGGDGPGEHPSQAMLDLYTIQREFSRLGKLVDGAHVAMVGDLRYGRTVHSLIKLLALYRGLKFTLISPVSLEMPAYIIDQVERGGHVVEQSQSLEEGLRGADVVYATRIQKERFANEAIEGYTPEFQVSQALINRVCDAGTIIMHPLPRDSRPGANDLSTDLNHDPRLAIFRQTDNGIPIRMAIFAVLMGVENQVQHAMRDVTWRTPSRIGPDDASFDGLD; this is encoded by the coding sequence ATGATGAGCGCTCAACAAATCTTCCTGCGCGACGCCATGCGCCGCCTCAACATGACCCGAGACAGCTTCGCCGATCGCATCGGCGTGCGCCGCCGGGCGCTCGACACCTGGCTTTTGCCGGAAGATTCGAGCGAATTCCGCAGCATGCCGGGTATCGTCGAGAAATTCGTCGATGAAATCGTGCAGCGCGAGGCTCCGGCCAGCGGAGATACGCAAAGCGTACATACGTCGTTGCGCGAGCGCATCGCCGTCGAAGGCAAGCCGCAGTTGCTGTCGGTCGACCAATTCAGCCGCGAATCGCTCGAAGACCTGTTCCGCATCGCCGACATCATGCAGCCGATCGCGCGCCGCCAAAAGGTGTCTCGTGTGCTCGAAGGCGCGGTGCTGGGCAACCTGTTCTTCGAGGCCAGCACCCGCACCCGCGTGAGCTTCGGCGCGGCGTTCTGCCGGCTGGGCGGCTCGGTGTGCGACACCACCGGCTTCACTTTCTCGTCGATGGCCAAGGGCGAATCGATCTATGACACCAGCCGGGTCATGAGCGGCTACGTCGACGCCCTGGTGGTGCGGCACCCCGAACAAGGCTCGGTGGCCGAATTCGCGCGCGCCACCAACATTCCGGTGATCAACGGCGGCGACGGCCCGGGCGAGCATCCGAGCCAGGCGATGCTCGACCTCTATACGATCCAGCGCGAGTTCTCGCGGCTGGGCAAGCTGGTCGACGGCGCCCACGTAGCAATGGTCGGCGACCTGCGCTACGGCCGCACGGTGCACTCGCTGATCAAGCTGCTGGCGCTGTATCGCGGCCTCAAATTCACCCTGATCTCCCCCGTGTCGCTGGAAATGCCCGCCTATATCATCGATCAGGTCGAGCGCGGCGGCCACGTGGTCGAGCAATCGCAATCGCTCGAGGAAGGCTTGCGCGGGGCCGACGTGGTGTACGCCACGCGCATCCAGAAGGAGCGTTTCGCCAACGAGGCGATCGAGGGCTACACGCCGGAATTCCAGGTCTCCCAGGCGCTGATCAATCGCGTGTGCGATGCCGGCACGATCATCATGCACCCGTTGCCGCGCGACAGCCGGCCGGGTGCCAACGATCTGTCGACCGACCTGAACCACGACCCGCGCCTGGCGATCTTCCGCCAGACCGACAACGGCATTCCGATCCGCATGGCGATCTTCGCCGTGCTCATGGGCGTGGAAAACCAGGTGCAGCACGCGATGCGCGACGTCACCTGGCGCACGCCATCGCGCATCGGCCCGGACGACGCCTCGTTCGACGGCCTGGACTGA
- a CDS encoding class 1 fructose-bisphosphatase, whose product MRRKTLTQYLIEQQREFGNIPAELRLLIEIVSRACKTIGYNVSKGALGGVLGSAGSENVQGEIQKKLDVISNEILLEANEWGGHLAAMASEEMEQVHHIPNRYPKGEYLLLFDPLDGSSNIDVNVSIGTIFSVLRCPDGVCEATEQDFLQPGTRQVAAGYAVYGPQTVLVLSTGHGVHCFTLDREMGSWVLTQENMRIPEDTKEFAINASNSRHWYPPVKRYVDELLLGAEGPRGKDFNMRWIASMVADVHRILTRGGIFMYPADARDPSKPGKLRLMYEANPMSFLVEQAGGAATNGAQRMLEVQPTSLHERVAVFLGSKNEVERVTGYHRQD is encoded by the coding sequence ATGCGCCGTAAAACCCTCACCCAATACCTGATCGAGCAGCAACGCGAGTTCGGCAACATCCCCGCCGAATTGCGCCTGCTCATCGAAATCGTCTCGCGCGCCTGCAAGACCATCGGCTACAACGTCTCCAAAGGCGCGCTCGGCGGCGTGCTGGGCAGCGCCGGCAGCGAAAACGTGCAAGGCGAGATCCAGAAAAAGCTCGACGTGATCTCCAACGAGATCCTGCTCGAAGCCAACGAATGGGGCGGCCACCTCGCCGCCATGGCGTCGGAGGAAATGGAGCAGGTCCACCACATCCCCAATCGCTATCCGAAAGGCGAATACCTGCTGCTGTTCGATCCGCTCGACGGCTCGTCGAACATCGACGTCAACGTCTCGATCGGCACCATCTTCTCGGTGCTGCGCTGCCCCGACGGCGTGTGCGAGGCCACCGAGCAGGACTTCCTGCAGCCCGGCACCCGTCAAGTGGCGGCCGGCTATGCGGTCTACGGCCCGCAAACCGTGCTGGTGCTGAGCACCGGCCACGGCGTGCACTGCTTCACGCTGGACCGCGAGATGGGCTCCTGGGTGCTCACCCAGGAAAACATGCGCATCCCGGAAGACACCAAGGAATTTGCCATCAACGCCTCGAATTCGCGGCATTGGTACCCGCCCGTCAAGCGCTACGTCGACGAACTGCTGCTGGGCGCGGAAGGCCCGCGCGGCAAAGACTTCAACATGCGCTGGATCGCCTCGATGGTGGCCGACGTGCATCGCATTCTCACGCGCGGCGGCATCTTCATGTACCCGGCCGACGCGCGCGATCCCAGCAAGCCCGGCAAGCTGCGCCTGATGTACGAAGCCAACCCGATGAGCTTCCTGGTCGAGCAGGCCGGCGGTGCGGCCACCAACGGCGCGCAACGCATGCTCGAAGTTCAGCCCACCAGCCTGCACGAGCGCGTGGCCGTGTTCCTCGGTTCGAAAAACGAAGTCGAGCGCGTGACCGGCTATCACCGGCAGGATTGA
- a CDS encoding helix-turn-helix transcriptional regulator, translated as MTDLATLKKRLLADPKTKAEYDAQAPEFAIARELIAARVRAGLTQDELAERMHTTQSTIARMESGRSLPSMRTLTRYAEATGSRAVVRLEAV; from the coding sequence ATGACTGACCTTGCCACCCTGAAAAAACGCCTGCTGGCGGACCCCAAAACGAAGGCTGAATACGACGCACAAGCGCCGGAGTTTGCCATTGCACGAGAACTCATTGCCGCGCGTGTTCGAGCCGGACTGACTCAAGATGAGTTGGCAGAACGGATGCATACGACCCAATCGACCATTGCAAGAATGGAGAGCGGCCGTTCGTTGCCTTCGATGCGTACACTTACCCGATATGCCGAGGCAACTGGAAGCCGCGCTGTGGTGCGTCTTGAGGCCGTATAG
- a CDS encoding type II toxin-antitoxin system RelE/ParE family toxin — translation MAWHVELIPDAEAELLSLPPDMCARFLHIAEMLAEFGPQRVGMPHVRPLEGKLWEIRMTGWDGIARAIYVTRTGQRLVVLHVFVKKTQKTPRRAIETAVARMKED, via the coding sequence ATGGCATGGCACGTAGAGTTAATACCCGACGCTGAAGCCGAATTGCTGTCGCTGCCGCCCGATATGTGCGCCCGCTTTCTGCACATCGCGGAAATGCTGGCGGAATTTGGTCCGCAGCGCGTCGGAATGCCGCACGTGCGCCCGTTGGAGGGAAAGTTGTGGGAAATCCGCATGACGGGCTGGGATGGCATCGCGCGGGCGATATACGTTACACGGACCGGGCAGCGTCTGGTTGTGCTGCACGTGTTCGTGAAGAAGACGCAGAAGACGCCGCGCCGGGCCATCGAGACAGCTGTCGCCAGAATGAAAGAGGATTGA